A single window of Arvicanthis niloticus isolate mArvNil1 chromosome X, mArvNil1.pat.X, whole genome shotgun sequence DNA harbors:
- the Rpl39 gene encoding large ribosomal subunit protein eL39 yields MSSHKTFRIKRFLAKKQKQNRPIPQWIRMKTGNKIRYNSKRRHWRRTKLGL; encoded by the exons ATG TCGTCTCACAAGACTTTCAGAATCAAGCGATTCCTggccaagaaacaaaagcaaaatcgtCCTATTCCTCAGTGGATTCGGATGAAAACTGGTAACAAAATCAG GTACAACTCTAAGAGAAGACACTGGAGGAGAACGAAGCTGGGTCTGTAA